From a single Eleginops maclovinus isolate JMC-PN-2008 ecotype Puerto Natales chromosome 2, JC_Emac_rtc_rv5, whole genome shotgun sequence genomic region:
- the LOC134882763 gene encoding uncharacterized protein LOC134882763 isoform X1 has protein sequence MGKCKFNEAWRDKRAFHWVKPVENNVFEAFCTVCKKKIQLGTMGVKALESHAKSAKHISSMKVKDQTPSVAGVFQPANVSQLADNVSEVAGNVNQPAANVTATALPATSATPVSVDLRTAFGSTPTMKAEVLWTLNTVAKHQSYNSNENVSDLFKFMFPDSDIATTFTCGPDKTAYIAKFGLAVFIKEELVSKVNKSPFVLMFDESLNETTKNKQLDVHVRFWDEGQVQSRYLGSRFMGHSTAQDLLSHLKECMDKLNLKDLVSISMDGPSVNWKLFELFQKDQAEQYGGLQLICVGSCGLHTLHNAFKCGFTAWLLDKLLRAMHILFNNVPARREDYVTVTKSSVFPLSFCAHRWVENLPVVERALVVWPSLLLYMEAVKTKKLPNPGTGSYDTVAAAIKDPLILAKFHFYAALARTFTPFLTKYQTDEPVLPFLSKDLTELMISLLRRFIKREVLNDITALQLTKLDVTDKTIWLSPQNISIGLGDVILQQFDSLLSLESRSEDFLYFAPMQKRLDIFLSSAMEPYPELWAFCKKLLILSHGQATVERGFSINKEVESDNLHEDTVVTRRLVCDYIIQHGGVTKVPLSKPLLTSVARARTRYRIHLENERKKREAKDQALKRKEAEDCLQELKVKRIRVKEVSEGLARDADRLAEQAEAKAGSKMADLISRSNLLRRGHKEKLAELALLDKEIAAKSEELRS, from the exons ATGGGGAAATGCAAATTTAATGAAGCGTGGCGAGACAAACGAGCATTTCACTGGGTAAAACCTGTGGAAAACAACGTATTCGAAGCTTTTTGCAcagtatgcaaaaaaaaaatccagcttgGTACCATGGGCGTGAAGGCTCTAGAGTCTCATGCTAAATCAGCCAAGCACATCAGTTCCATGAAGGTGAAGGATCAAACTCCCTCCGTCGCCGGGGTGTTTCAgcctgctaatgttagccagctagctgatAATGTGTCTGAAGTAGCAGGTAACGTGAACCAGCCAGCTGCTAACGTTACTGCTACAGCCCTTCCAGCTACTAGCGCAACGCCCGTTAGTGTGGATCTGCGCACAGCCTTTGGGTccacaccaacaatgaaagcaGAGGTGTTGTGGACTCTCAACACAGTCGCCAAACATCAGTCCTACAATTCAAATGAGAACGTTTCCGATCTTTTCAAATTTATGTTCCCGGATTCAGACATAGCTACCACTTTCACGTGTGGTCCCGACAAAACGGCGTACATAGCCAAATTCGGTTTAGCGGTGTTCATCAAAGAGGAACTGGTGTCCAAAGTCAACAAATCGCCGTTCGTTCTGATGTTCGATGAGAGCCTCAACGagactacaaaaaataaacagctggaTGTGCATGTCCGCTTCTGGGACGAGGGACAGGTTCAGTCCAGATATTTGGGCTCCCGGTTTATGGGACATTCCACTGCACAAGACCTGCTGTCACATCTCAAA GAATGTATGGACAAACTGAACCTCAAGGACTTGGTGTCCATTTCAATGGATGGGCCTAGTGTTAACTGGAAACTGTTCGAACTTTTCCAGAAAGATCAAGCTGAGCAGTACGGAG GTCTTCAGCTCATTTGTGTGGGGAGCTGTGGCCTACACACGCTACACAATGCTTTCAAGTGTGGGTTCACTGCATGGCTGCTGGACAAGTTGCTGAGAGCAATGCACATATTGTTTAACAATGTGCCTGCCAGGAGAGAGGATTACGTCACCGTAACCAAGTCCAGTGtgttccccctttctttctgtgcCCATCGTTGGGTAGAAAACCTTCCGGTTGTGGAGAGAGCCCTGGTAGTCTGGCCATCACTTCTTCTGTACATGGaagctgttaaaacaaaaaaactcccTAACCCTGGAACAG GATCTTATGACACAGTTGCAGCAGCCATAAAGGATCCACTCATTCTGGCCAAATTTCACTTCTACGCAGCACTTGCCAGGACCTTCACGCCCTTCctaacaaaatatcaaacagacgAGCCGGTGCTCCCATTCCTCTCCAAGGACCTGACCGAATTGATGATA AGTCTACTCAGACGCTTCATAAAGAGAGAAGTTCTCAACGATATCACTGCCCTGCAGCTGACCAAACTGGATGTCACAGACAAGACCATCTGGCTCAGCCCACAAAACATCAGCATTGGTCTAG GGGATGTCATACTGCAGCAGTTTGACAGTCTCCTGTCCTTGGAGAGCCGGAGTGAGGACTTCCTCTACTTTGCTCCCATGCAGAAGAGGCTGGACATCTTCCTGAGCAGTGCCATGGAGCCTTATCCAGAGCTGTGGGCCTTCTGCAAGAAGCTGCTCATCCTCTCCCACGGCCAAGCTACTGTTGAACGTGGATTCTCCATCAATAAAGAGGTGGAGTCAGATAATTTGCATGAGGACACTGTGGTCACACGGAGGCTGGTGTGTGACTACATTATACAACATGGAGGTGTTACCAAG GTTCCACTCAGTAAACCACTACTGACAAGTGTAGCAAGAGCAAGGACAAGGTATCGTATCCACCTTGAGaacgaaagaaagaagagggaggCAAAAGACCAGGCTCTCAAGAGGAAGGAGGCAGAGGActgtctgcaggagctgaaggtgaAGAGGATACGCGTAAAGGAGGTATCTGAGGGTCTGGCTAGGGATGCGGACAGGCTGGCTGAGCAGGCTGAAGCAAAGGCAGGGAGCAAAATGGCTGACCTGATCTCCAGGTCCAACCTCCTGCGGAGAGGCCATAAGGAGAAGTTGGCAGAACTGGCTCTCCTTGATAAAGAGATCGCTGCTAAAAGTGAAGAGCTTAGGAGTTGa
- the LOC134882763 gene encoding uncharacterized protein LOC134882763 isoform X2 encodes MGKCKFNEAWRDKRAFHWVKPVENNVFEAFCTVCKKKIQLGTMGVKALESHAKSAKHISSMKVKDQTPSVAGVFQPANVSQLADNVSEVAGNVNQPAANVTATALPATSATPVSVDLRTAFGSTPTMKAEVLWTLNTVAKHQSYNSNENVSDLFKFMFPDSDIATTFTCGPDKTAYIAKFGLAVFIKEELVSKVNKSPFVLMFDESLNETTKNKQLDVHVRFWDEGQVQSRYLGSRFMGHSTAQDLLSHLKECMDKLNLKDLVSISMDGPSVNWKLFELFQKDQAEQYGGLQLICVGSCGLHTLHNAFKCGFTAWLLDKLLRAMHILFNNVPARREDYVTVTKSSVFPLSFCAHRWVENLPVVERALVVWPSLLLYMEAVKTKKLPNPGTGSYDTVAAAIKDPLILAKFHFYAALARTFTPFLTKYQTDEPVLPFLSKDLTELMISLLRRFIKREVLNDITALQLTKLDVTDKTIWLSPQNISIGLGAESVLKSIKGAELRVLEFKRECMQGLCNIIRKVQDKSPLKYLTVRQMVCLDPSVMYREPERCRNHMKGHGSEVSPGQTAN; translated from the exons ATGGGGAAATGCAAATTTAATGAAGCGTGGCGAGACAAACGAGCATTTCACTGGGTAAAACCTGTGGAAAACAACGTATTCGAAGCTTTTTGCAcagtatgcaaaaaaaaaatccagcttgGTACCATGGGCGTGAAGGCTCTAGAGTCTCATGCTAAATCAGCCAAGCACATCAGTTCCATGAAGGTGAAGGATCAAACTCCCTCCGTCGCCGGGGTGTTTCAgcctgctaatgttagccagctagctgatAATGTGTCTGAAGTAGCAGGTAACGTGAACCAGCCAGCTGCTAACGTTACTGCTACAGCCCTTCCAGCTACTAGCGCAACGCCCGTTAGTGTGGATCTGCGCACAGCCTTTGGGTccacaccaacaatgaaagcaGAGGTGTTGTGGACTCTCAACACAGTCGCCAAACATCAGTCCTACAATTCAAATGAGAACGTTTCCGATCTTTTCAAATTTATGTTCCCGGATTCAGACATAGCTACCACTTTCACGTGTGGTCCCGACAAAACGGCGTACATAGCCAAATTCGGTTTAGCGGTGTTCATCAAAGAGGAACTGGTGTCCAAAGTCAACAAATCGCCGTTCGTTCTGATGTTCGATGAGAGCCTCAACGagactacaaaaaataaacagctggaTGTGCATGTCCGCTTCTGGGACGAGGGACAGGTTCAGTCCAGATATTTGGGCTCCCGGTTTATGGGACATTCCACTGCACAAGACCTGCTGTCACATCTCAAA GAATGTATGGACAAACTGAACCTCAAGGACTTGGTGTCCATTTCAATGGATGGGCCTAGTGTTAACTGGAAACTGTTCGAACTTTTCCAGAAAGATCAAGCTGAGCAGTACGGAG GTCTTCAGCTCATTTGTGTGGGGAGCTGTGGCCTACACACGCTACACAATGCTTTCAAGTGTGGGTTCACTGCATGGCTGCTGGACAAGTTGCTGAGAGCAATGCACATATTGTTTAACAATGTGCCTGCCAGGAGAGAGGATTACGTCACCGTAACCAAGTCCAGTGtgttccccctttctttctgtgcCCATCGTTGGGTAGAAAACCTTCCGGTTGTGGAGAGAGCCCTGGTAGTCTGGCCATCACTTCTTCTGTACATGGaagctgttaaaacaaaaaaactcccTAACCCTGGAACAG GATCTTATGACACAGTTGCAGCAGCCATAAAGGATCCACTCATTCTGGCCAAATTTCACTTCTACGCAGCACTTGCCAGGACCTTCACGCCCTTCctaacaaaatatcaaacagacgAGCCGGTGCTCCCATTCCTCTCCAAGGACCTGACCGAATTGATGATA AGTCTACTCAGACGCTTCATAAAGAGAGAAGTTCTCAACGATATCACTGCCCTGCAGCTGACCAAACTGGATGTCACAGACAAGACCATCTGGCTCAGCCCACAAAACATCAGCATTGGTCTAGGTGCAGAGTCAGTTCTTAAG aGCATTAAAGGTGCAGAGCTCAGGGTGCTAGAGTTCAAGAGAGAGTGCATGCAGGGACTGTGTAACATCATCAGGAAAGTGCAGGACAAAAGCCCCCTCAAGTATCTGACTGTTAGGCAGATGGTGTGCCTGGATCCGTCAGTAATGTATAGAGAACCAGAAAGATGCAGGAATCACATGAAAGGGCATGGTTCAGAGGTTTCTCCAGGACAAACAGCTAACTAA